GCCGCGAGACGAACCGACGCCTCCGAGCGGTCGGGCTCGTGCTGCTGGCGCTCGGGACGGTCGTGGCCTCCGACGATCGGTCCGTTTCCGTCGCCCTGTCGAGGACGTGATAGCGTGACTTGATTTGTGAGTAGTATGAAACGTCTCGGCAGTTCTCCACCCGTCGTGAAACCGAATTATCACGTTCGTAGCGGCGTGAATCGACGTGAAACCACGCTAAATCTCGTGTCACTTTATATACTGGTCGAACATATAGAAATGCAGACACGAGGTATCACTCGATGTCAATGCCCTCCATCCAAAACGAAAACGCGTCCGCCCGCTCGGACACGGAACAGTCCGCCGATCACTCGAACCGACGCCGCGTCGCCTCGATCGCCCGCCCGATCGAGGCGATCTCCTTCTGGAGCGCCATCGCCCTCCCCTTCCTCTACCTCCCGCTTCTCGTTTCCGGTCTCGATTCGAGCCAGCAGCTCACCGCGTTCCTCGCCCTGCTCGTGATCCACGCCGTCACCATCGTCGGCGGCCATCGATACAATCGGGCGTAGGCCAGACTCATCCCATTCTCCGTACGGGATCGCGATAGGCTCGACAGCAACGGGCCGTCGGTCGTCCTACCTCGAGGACGGATTCGTCTCCGGCGTATCGTGTGTGACGTCCAGGAATGCGTCCTCGAGGCTCCGCTGTTCGCCGGTCTCGGCCCGCCGCTTCAGCTCGTCGGGCGCGCCCTCGGCCACGAGACGGCCCTCGTGGATCACGCCGACCCGGTCCGCGAGCTCGTCGACGACCGGGAGGATATGCGTCGAGAGGAGGATCGTCATCTCCCGGGCGGCGAGCTCGGCGATCGTATCGCGCATCGTTCGGGCGGCCCGCGGATCGAGCCCCGTGGTCGGCTCGTCGAGGAGGACCACGCGCGGCCGGTGGAGCACCGCCTGCATGATCCCGAGCTTCTTGCGCATCCCCGTCGAGTACGAGTCGATCCGCTTGTCCGCACCGTCGACGAGGTCGAAGCGCTCGAACAGCTCGTTCATCCGAGCGCGCGCCCGCTCCTCGGGAACGTCCCGGAGCCCGGCGATGTAGGTGAGCTGCTCGCGACCCGTCAGCTCGTCGTACAGCGGGGGCTCGTCCGGCAAGTAGCCGATGTGAGGCGTGACATCGTCGCGCTCCTCGATCGACGCCCCGGCGACACGGGCCGTCCCCGAGGTCGGCCGAGTGAGGGTCGTGAGCATTCGCATCGTCGTCGTCTTCCCGGCCCCGTTCGGGCCGAGGAACCCGTAGACGGTGCCGGGCTCGATTTCGATCGAGAGGTCGTCGACGGCGACCTCGTCCCCGTAGCGTTTCGTCAGGCCCTCGGTCTCGATGGCGGGAGTCATGCGTCGGTGTTCCGCGCAGGGTTGTATATATTTTCCTACTGACTTATCGTGAACCGATCGAACGTCCGGGCGGCGTGGACGTACGCGACCGGCGGGAGCGCGAGCGAACCGATCAGGACGATCACCGCTCCCGTCAGCACCGTATCGGAAGACAGCGCCATCGAGAACCGGTCGAGCACGAGCCCGGTCGCGAGAAGCGCGACCGTCGTCCTGGCGAGCTCGCTGAGCAGAAGCCCCAGGGCGGCCACCGTCAGCCCGATCAGGAGGCTGTAGGTGGCGAACGCCGACTTGCTGGGCATCACC
The sequence above is a segment of the Halalkalicoccus tibetensis genome. Coding sequences within it:
- a CDS encoding ABC transporter ATP-binding protein — encoded protein: MTPAIETEGLTKRYGDEVAVDDLSIEIEPGTVYGFLGPNGAGKTTTMRMLTTLTRPTSGTARVAGASIEERDDVTPHIGYLPDEPPLYDELTGREQLTYIAGLRDVPEERARARMNELFERFDLVDGADKRIDSYSTGMRKKLGIMQAVLHRPRVVLLDEPTTGLDPRAARTMRDTIAELAAREMTILLSTHILPVVDELADRVGVIHEGRLVAEGAPDELKRRAETGEQRSLEDAFLDVTHDTPETNPSSR